The Endozoicomonas montiporae CL-33 genome contains a region encoding:
- the zipA gene encoding cell division protein ZipA, with protein sequence MSLREWLIVIGVIVIIGVIIDGYRRMRLARKRATELTFGIEEVKGYDESFSSELPNGGARRTEVQDELPGTSDPEVTAGTSAPKRSRREDRERSERFDRIEPDFDAMDFGSAIEPDLDLSEPVTSAAVSSRTDSAGDGFEQPAVASEPAHPAQTPRGVQTELQMQPEDELTISEPVPKARTTRKMEKDKEKLSDRPAIEEVVVINVLAKNNELFDGARLLQSVLTAGMRFGDRSIFHRYSSKEGSGQIQFSLANGVKPGTFDIEHMEATETTILSLFLCLPGPEAPQKAFAQMEETAKQLALDLGGELKDENMSVMTQQTLEHCRQRIRDYERKQLTIKLSH encoded by the coding sequence ATGAGTTTACGAGAGTGGCTGATAGTAATCGGAGTTATCGTCATTATTGGAGTTATTATTGATGGATATCGCCGTATGCGTCTGGCTCGTAAACGAGCCACTGAGCTGACGTTCGGAATTGAAGAAGTAAAAGGTTACGACGAGTCATTTTCCAGTGAATTACCCAATGGCGGTGCGCGTCGAACCGAAGTGCAGGATGAGTTGCCGGGTACTTCTGATCCGGAAGTAACGGCAGGAACCAGCGCCCCAAAGCGGTCACGCAGGGAAGACAGGGAGCGGTCAGAGCGATTTGACCGGATTGAGCCTGACTTTGACGCGATGGATTTTGGCTCTGCGATTGAGCCCGATTTGGATCTGTCAGAGCCGGTGACCAGTGCCGCTGTCAGCAGTCGTACAGACAGTGCGGGTGACGGTTTCGAACAACCTGCGGTTGCCTCTGAACCGGCTCATCCAGCTCAGACTCCCAGAGGGGTTCAGACTGAATTACAAATGCAGCCAGAAGATGAGCTGACGATTTCTGAGCCGGTGCCTAAAGCACGAACGACCCGAAAGATGGAAAAAGACAAGGAAAAGCTATCTGATCGACCTGCGATTGAAGAAGTGGTCGTGATAAACGTGCTGGCTAAAAACAATGAGTTGTTTGACGGTGCGCGCCTGCTGCAAAGCGTACTGACGGCGGGTATGCGTTTTGGTGACCGGTCGATTTTTCATCGTTACAGCAGCAAAGAAGGCAGTGGTCAGATACAGTTCAGCCTGGCTAACGGCGTAAAGCCGGGTACCTTTGATATTGAGCATATGGAAGCAACCGAGACGACTATTCTCAGTCTGTTCCTGTGTCTGCCCGGGCCGGAAGCACCGCAGAAAGCGTTTGCCCAGATGGAAGAGACAGCAAAACAGCTGGCGCTGGATCTTGGCGGTGAACTCAAGGACGAAAATATGAGTGTCATGACCCAGCAGACGCTGGAGCATTGTCGTCAGCGAATTCGTGATTACGAACGCAAGCAGCTGACCATTAAACTCTCTCACTAA
- the tsaA gene encoding tRNA (N6-threonylcarbamoyladenosine(37)-N6)-methyltransferase TrmO: MSRSFQFDQIGVIHSCYRQKFGIPRQPGIVTAAEAELELLPPYNQENLVRGLEGFSHLWVHFIFHETMNEGWRPTIRPPRLGGKQRMGVFATRSTHRPNPVGLSVVRLEGIQSGHGKLTLQLAEADLLDGTPVIDIKPYLPYADARPEAKGGFAPLPAVMAEVEFTERAMAKCLQYEQRTGRQLVLLIRQVLGQDPRPAYLRETTGRRHGSALWDVNVVWESRGDHFLVTDLEAYTAEN; encoded by the coding sequence GTGTCCAGAAGCTTTCAGTTCGACCAGATCGGTGTTATTCACTCCTGCTACCGGCAGAAGTTTGGTATTCCCCGTCAGCCCGGTATTGTGACGGCAGCCGAAGCGGAACTGGAGCTGTTACCGCCTTACAATCAGGAAAACCTGGTGCGGGGTCTGGAAGGGTTCTCGCATCTCTGGGTGCATTTTATTTTTCACGAAACCATGAACGAAGGCTGGCGACCCACCATTCGTCCGCCACGCCTGGGCGGTAAACAGCGAATGGGCGTGTTTGCGACTCGTTCAACACACCGTCCTAATCCGGTTGGTCTCTCCGTGGTGCGACTCGAAGGTATTCAGTCCGGTCATGGTAAGTTGACTCTTCAGCTGGCAGAAGCCGACCTTCTGGATGGTACGCCGGTTATTGATATCAAACCTTACCTGCCTTATGCCGACGCCCGGCCTGAAGCCAAAGGCGGTTTTGCTCCATTACCCGCCGTCATGGCTGAAGTTGAATTCACAGAACGAGCCATGGCCAAATGCTTACAGTACGAACAAAGAACCGGCAGACAGCTGGTACTTCTTATCCGGCAGGTGTTGGGGCAGGATCCTCGTCCGGCTTATCTCCGTGAAACCACCGGACGACGACACGGATCGGCTTTATGGGATGTGAATGTGGTGTGGGAATCCCGGGGCGACCACTTTCTCGTCACTGACTTGGAAGCTTATACGGCTGAAAATTAA
- a CDS encoding YheU family protein: MIIPYKDITPETLENLIEEFVSREGTDNGYDETLEQKVKQVLKQLQQGEVVIVFDSNLESVNIVPYSRELEKSLQAG, from the coding sequence ATGATTATTCCTTATAAGGACATTACACCTGAAACGCTTGAAAACCTTATTGAAGAGTTTGTTAGCCGTGAAGGTACCGACAACGGTTATGACGAGACTCTGGAGCAAAAAGTTAAACAGGTTCTGAAGCAACTGCAGCAAGGCGAAGTCGTCATTGTTTTTGATTCGAACCTGGAAAGTGTCAATATTGTCCCATACAGTCGTGAGCTGGAAAAAAGTCTGCAGGCTGGATAG
- the ligA gene encoding NAD-dependent DNA ligase LigA codes for MTDLNLFSQEDVEQEIQSLRQQINHHNHRYYVLDDPQISDAAYDKLLQHLKQLETEYPELVTEDSPTQRVGAPALKEFGQVRHEMPMLSLDNAFNEDDLKDFNRRVKERLTETGDIEYACEPKLDGIAVSLLYENGLLVRGATRGDGTTGEDITLNVRTIPSIPLKLMGNGWPQRLEVRGEIFMPKEGFEKMNARARAREEKVFVNPRNAAAGSLRQLDSKVTARRPLDMYCYSAGIVEGGSLPEKHADILEQFSQWGLRINPEMQVVTGIKACEAYYEQLAEKRPDLPYEIDGIVYKVNDLAMQEQLGFVARAPRWAIARKFPAQEEMTLLKDVEFQVGRTGAITPVARLEPVFVGGVTVSNATLHNMDEITRLDLKIGDTVIVHRAGDVIPKVVGVVHSRRPSEDQLREIVMPDTCPVCDSEIEQDEGEAAARCSGGLYCSAQRKEAIKHYASRKALDIEGLGDKLVDQLVARGLINTVADLYRLTVEQVSGLERMGKKSATNLVNALDRSRTTTLARFIYALGIREVGEATARSLVSHYKELEAIRSVCVDDLQTVDDVGPVVASHIEKFFRQPHNQEVIAELIEQGVHWPTVEAPAAGTEQPLAGETWVLTGTLHSMTRDQGKEILQQLGAKVSGSVSAKTTVLLAGEKAGSKLTKAQNLGVKVISEDDFMALKTDWGVE; via the coding sequence ATGACTGACCTAAATCTATTCTCTCAGGAAGACGTTGAGCAGGAAATTCAGAGCCTGCGTCAGCAGATTAATCACCATAATCATCGCTACTATGTGCTGGATGATCCCCAGATCAGCGATGCCGCTTACGATAAGCTGCTGCAACATCTGAAACAGCTGGAAACGGAATATCCTGAGCTGGTGACGGAAGACTCTCCGACCCAGCGTGTCGGGGCACCGGCCTTGAAAGAGTTTGGTCAGGTGCGCCATGAAATGCCGATGCTGTCGCTGGATAACGCTTTTAATGAAGATGACCTGAAGGACTTTAACCGCCGTGTCAAAGAGCGTCTGACGGAAACAGGTGATATTGAATACGCCTGTGAACCGAAACTGGATGGCATTGCTGTGAGCTTGCTGTACGAGAATGGTTTGCTGGTGCGCGGAGCTACCCGTGGTGACGGTACCACCGGAGAAGATATCACCCTGAATGTACGCACCATTCCTTCTATTCCTCTGAAGCTTATGGGGAATGGCTGGCCACAGCGGCTGGAAGTACGGGGAGAAATTTTCATGCCTAAAGAAGGCTTTGAAAAAATGAATGCCCGCGCCCGGGCCAGAGAAGAAAAAGTATTTGTTAATCCGCGCAATGCAGCCGCAGGCAGTTTGCGCCAGCTGGATTCAAAGGTGACGGCACGTCGGCCGCTGGATATGTACTGCTACAGTGCCGGTATTGTTGAAGGTGGCAGCCTGCCGGAAAAACACGCCGACATTCTGGAGCAGTTCAGTCAATGGGGGTTGCGCATTAACCCCGAAATGCAGGTGGTAACAGGTATAAAAGCCTGTGAAGCCTATTACGAACAGCTGGCAGAAAAAAGGCCGGATCTGCCTTATGAAATAGACGGCATTGTCTATAAAGTGAATGATCTGGCGATGCAGGAACAGCTGGGTTTTGTTGCCCGTGCGCCACGCTGGGCGATTGCCCGCAAGTTTCCTGCCCAGGAAGAGATGACTCTGCTGAAAGATGTGGAATTTCAGGTGGGTCGCACCGGTGCGATTACACCGGTGGCCAGACTAGAGCCTGTGTTTGTGGGTGGCGTTACTGTCAGTAATGCCACTCTGCACAATATGGACGAAATCACCCGGCTCGATCTGAAGATTGGTGACACTGTGATTGTCCACCGGGCAGGAGATGTTATCCCGAAAGTCGTGGGTGTCGTACACTCCCGCCGACCTTCTGAAGACCAGTTGCGTGAGATAGTGATGCCAGACACCTGTCCGGTGTGTGATTCTGAAATTGAGCAGGATGAAGGGGAAGCAGCTGCCCGCTGTTCTGGTGGATTGTACTGTTCGGCACAGCGTAAAGAAGCCATCAAGCATTACGCTTCCCGCAAGGCACTGGATATTGAAGGGCTGGGTGATAAGCTGGTGGATCAGCTGGTTGCCAGAGGTTTGATTAATACCGTGGCTGACCTGTATCGCCTGACCGTCGAACAGGTGTCAGGTCTGGAACGCATGGGCAAAAAATCGGCCACGAACCTGGTCAATGCGCTGGATCGTAGTCGTACGACGACGCTTGCCCGTTTTATTTATGCGCTGGGCATTCGGGAAGTGGGTGAAGCCACCGCACGCAGCTTGGTCAGTCATTACAAAGAGCTGGAAGCAATTCGGTCAGTGTGCGTTGATGACCTGCAAACGGTGGACGATGTCGGGCCGGTAGTGGCATCCCACATCGAAAAGTTTTTCCGACAGCCTCATAATCAGGAAGTGATTGCTGAACTGATTGAACAGGGTGTGCACTGGCCAACGGTTGAAGCTCCGGCGGCAGGAACGGAACAGCCGCTTGCCGGTGAAACCTGGGTATTGACCGGCACTTTGCACTCTATGACCAGAGATCAGGGGAAAGAAATCCTGCAACAGCTGGGTGCCAAGGTGTCCGGCTCGGTTTCAGCCAAAACAACAGTACTGCTGGCGGGTGAAAAGGCAGGATCAAAGCTGACCAAGGCTCAGAATCTGGGCGTTAAGGTCATTTCCGAAGACGATTTTATGGCACTGAAAACGGACTGGGGCGTTGAATGA
- a CDS encoding DUF945 family protein encodes MTKTKKIWISGVSGLAGLAVLGMPALNGFLLEGRLNNDLIALAEQHDYRVESLEINRGYGSTELELSLQGTGLRKINGQSLELAGTLEHGNFFSVPGMISGDLDISYHAYEQGVRFTMPGTLSGSMNLNGSVSARLTTEGIELPLDPGAVLTLQVAPAAGQLTSHRSGTIAVDMEPLMWTVTENSEPLFVMDMNSPVMEFSTRQQSWSMTAPEVSYSMPAVSSDVLLVVDNIQAEGRQTSDDDQVNSHFAVNTGPVQVPSLSEQGLDSLIEGVTVRSSVENLDRKLLERIPELLGRGDAEQLMSVHDASQWLLDLVTSQPRVAVDELAVQTSKGSFAFAFDLAGTDKTRAFVQGLLDNPPQTLVEESLMAHAALQSMAMSASVHLSDDLLDWGCEFIPQQIVQEQGGQPAEAVLYSTLCNTMVNSGDFLTMSCLQFQEAEQQMQCLNSMQQAKGAWKESRTVKMALEDGQLLLNGVELNGFPL; translated from the coding sequence ATGACAAAGACCAAAAAAATATGGATATCCGGTGTTTCCGGACTCGCAGGGCTTGCGGTGCTCGGCATGCCAGCACTCAACGGCTTTCTTCTTGAGGGGCGCCTGAACAATGACCTGATTGCTCTGGCAGAACAACACGATTATCGGGTTGAAAGTCTGGAGATTAACCGGGGTTATGGCAGCACGGAGCTGGAGCTGTCACTTCAGGGAACAGGGCTTCGCAAGATTAATGGTCAGTCACTGGAATTGGCCGGCACTCTGGAGCATGGCAATTTCTTTTCGGTGCCGGGCATGATCTCCGGCGATCTGGATATCAGTTATCACGCTTATGAACAGGGTGTGCGCTTTACCATGCCCGGAACGCTGAGTGGTTCCATGAATCTGAATGGTTCGGTGTCTGCCAGATTGACGACAGAAGGCATAGAGTTGCCTTTGGATCCCGGAGCGGTTCTGACCCTGCAAGTGGCTCCGGCAGCAGGGCAGCTGACCAGTCATCGCTCCGGAACCATTGCCGTTGATATGGAACCTCTGATGTGGACGGTGACTGAAAACAGTGAACCACTGTTTGTGATGGATATGAACTCGCCGGTGATGGAGTTCAGCACCCGCCAGCAAAGCTGGTCGATGACGGCTCCGGAAGTGTCCTATTCCATGCCTGCCGTTTCTTCGGACGTGTTACTGGTTGTGGATAACATTCAGGCGGAAGGTCGTCAGACCAGCGATGACGATCAGGTAAATAGCCATTTTGCAGTCAATACTGGCCCGGTACAGGTACCGTCTTTGTCTGAGCAGGGGCTGGATAGCTTGATTGAAGGCGTAACCGTTCGCTCCAGTGTTGAAAACCTTGATCGAAAGCTGCTGGAGCGTATTCCGGAACTGCTGGGGCGTGGTGACGCCGAACAGCTGATGTCGGTGCATGATGCCAGCCAGTGGTTGCTTGATCTGGTGACTTCGCAGCCTCGCGTGGCTGTTGATGAACTCGCAGTGCAAACCAGTAAAGGCAGCTTTGCCTTTGCTTTTGATCTGGCGGGTACCGACAAGACCAGAGCCTTTGTTCAGGGCTTGCTGGACAACCCGCCGCAGACCCTGGTCGAAGAAAGCCTGATGGCTCACGCGGCTCTGCAGTCCATGGCGATGTCGGCTTCAGTGCATTTATCGGATGATTTACTGGACTGGGGCTGCGAGTTTATTCCACAACAAATTGTGCAGGAACAGGGTGGTCAGCCAGCCGAAGCGGTACTGTACAGTACGCTGTGTAACACCATGGTCAACAGTGGCGACTTTCTTACGATGTCCTGCCTGCAGTTTCAGGAAGCGGAACAGCAAATGCAATGTCTGAACAGCATGCAGCAGGCAAAAGGCGCGTGGAAGGAAAGCAGAACCGTGAAAATGGCGCTGGAAGATGGTCAGCTGCTTTTGAATGGCGTTGAGTTGAATGGTTTTCCGCTCTGA
- a CDS encoding dicarboxylate/amino acid:cation symporter — protein sequence MQQWIRLSLTAKVLIGMVTGLLIGLIMRHQFEGVAFVEQYLVNGVFDVIGQVFLTVLRMIVVPLVFTSIVCGACSLKDITVLGRLGGKTIALYLLTTCIAISLAMAVALVVSPGEGANLESVSTYAASTAPSISEVIIGMFPSNPVEALASGNTLQIIVFALLFGIAIAAAGKPAQPVVNLFIALNEVMMKLVTLIMNLAPYGVMGLMAKLFYSMNLGAIGNLFQYFMVVIGVLALQVFITYCGLLKVTTGLSPSLFLKKIQDAFMFAFTTASSNATIPVTLEAVTRRMGVKNQIASFTIPLGSTINMDGTAIMQGAATVFIAQAFGVELFLNDYLLVIMTATLASIGTAGVPGVGLVMLAMVLQQVGLPLEGIALIMGVDRLLDMVRTAVNITGDSVVTCIVAKSEGALDQAVFNDATAGEKEENIDFHRIGNRQQPLEA from the coding sequence TTGGTATGGTCACAGGCCTGCTGATCGGTCTGATCATGCGTCACCAGTTTGAAGGTGTGGCCTTCGTTGAACAGTATCTGGTCAACGGAGTGTTTGACGTCATAGGACAGGTATTCCTGACCGTTCTGAGAATGATTGTGGTACCTCTGGTTTTCACCTCTATCGTGTGTGGAGCCTGTTCTCTCAAAGATATTACTGTACTGGGACGCCTGGGCGGTAAAACCATTGCCCTGTATCTTTTAACCACCTGTATTGCTATCAGTTTGGCGATGGCTGTCGCCCTGGTGGTATCTCCGGGTGAAGGAGCCAATCTGGAGAGTGTCAGCACCTACGCTGCATCAACCGCACCTTCCATTTCAGAAGTCATTATCGGCATGTTCCCAAGCAACCCGGTAGAAGCCCTGGCGTCCGGCAACACATTGCAAATCATTGTATTTGCGCTGTTGTTTGGTATCGCTATTGCAGCGGCAGGCAAGCCTGCCCAGCCCGTGGTTAACCTGTTCATTGCCCTGAATGAAGTGATGATGAAACTGGTCACCCTGATCATGAATCTGGCACCTTACGGTGTGATGGGTCTGATGGCGAAACTGTTCTACAGCATGAACCTTGGCGCTATCGGTAACCTGTTCCAGTACTTTATGGTGGTTATCGGGGTACTGGCCCTGCAGGTATTCATCACTTACTGTGGTCTGCTGAAAGTCACCACTGGCCTGAGTCCAAGTCTGTTCCTGAAAAAAATTCAGGACGCGTTCATGTTTGCATTCACCACTGCGTCCAGTAATGCCACCATTCCGGTGACGCTGGAAGCTGTCACCCGTCGCATGGGTGTGAAGAACCAGATCGCTTCTTTCACCATTCCTCTGGGCAGTACCATTAACATGGACGGTACCGCCATCATGCAAGGCGCAGCGACTGTATTCATTGCACAGGCATTCGGTGTCGAGCTGTTCCTGAACGACTACCTGCTAGTGATCATGACCGCTACTCTGGCTTCCATCGGTACCGCTGGTGTTCCGGGTGTGGGGCTGGTGATGCTGGCAATGGTGCTGCAGCAGGTAGGTTTGCCGCTCGAAGGTATTGCCCTGATTATGGGTGTTGACCGTCTGCTGGATATGGTGCGTACCGCCGTTAACATTACCGGCGACAGCGTAGTGACCTGTATTGTTGCGAAAAGTGAAGGTGCTCTGGATCAGGCCGTCTTTAACGATGCAACCGCAGGCGAAAAAGAAGAAAACATCGACTTCCACCGCATTGGCAATCGCCAACAACCCCTGGAAGCCTGA
- the lpxL gene encoding LpxL/LpxP family Kdo(2)-lipid IV(A) lauroyl/palmitoleoyl acyltransferase — protein sequence MQKTSKTSRPSGKTISSLVSADTVKFELAFLHPKYWALWLLVGLLWITTQTLPYRWQLALGRRLGRLLMTVVPSRRKTAERNLELCFPDMPDDERRALLIKNFESTGIALFELAMAWWWSDKRLSKLLTFKGLEHIEQAQQEGRGVLLFSLHSLTLEIGVRLFGLKSDGLGVYRPHNNPVMEYLQVRGRSRSNKGMINKFKLKSAIRALRQGEIVWYTTDQDFGRDGAEFVPFFAVKEAATITGSSTMCRISKAKMMSFLATRNADDSGYTLEISEPLDDFPSGDDRADAIRCNKIIEQGILKAPEQYMWLHRRFKTRPNPDDPSLYGKQPEFADVSVIAEAS from the coding sequence ATGCAAAAAACATCCAAGACCTCGCGACCTTCTGGTAAAACCATCAGCTCTCTGGTATCTGCAGATACTGTTAAATTTGAGCTGGCTTTTCTGCATCCAAAATACTGGGCATTGTGGTTGTTAGTGGGACTGTTGTGGATAACCACACAGACGCTTCCTTATCGTTGGCAACTTGCACTGGGGCGCAGACTCGGACGACTGTTAATGACGGTTGTGCCTTCGCGCCGGAAAACCGCTGAGCGTAACCTTGAACTTTGCTTTCCCGACATGCCAGACGACGAGCGTCGAGCGCTGCTGATCAAGAATTTTGAATCCACCGGCATTGCCCTGTTTGAGCTGGCTATGGCCTGGTGGTGGTCTGATAAACGACTGAGTAAGCTACTGACGTTTAAAGGGCTGGAGCATATAGAACAGGCTCAGCAAGAGGGTCGTGGCGTTCTTCTGTTTTCTCTGCATAGCCTGACACTGGAAATTGGTGTGCGTCTGTTTGGTCTTAAGTCAGATGGTCTTGGGGTTTATCGTCCGCACAATAATCCGGTCATGGAATACCTACAGGTGCGTGGTCGTTCCCGTTCAAACAAGGGCATGATTAACAAGTTCAAACTGAAATCAGCCATCCGGGCTTTGCGACAGGGCGAAATTGTCTGGTATACCACTGATCAGGACTTTGGTCGTGACGGTGCCGAGTTTGTACCGTTTTTTGCCGTGAAAGAAGCAGCCACCATTACTGGCAGCAGCACCATGTGCCGTATTTCCAAGGCGAAGATGATGTCTTTTCTGGCAACCCGAAATGCCGACGATTCAGGCTATACACTGGAAATTTCCGAGCCGCTGGATGACTTTCCCAGTGGGGATGACCGGGCTGATGCTATTCGCTGTAACAAGATTATAGAGCAGGGCATTCTGAAGGCGCCGGAGCAGTACATGTGGTTACATCGTCGTTTTAAAACACGACCCAATCCGGATGATCCAAGTTTGTACGGGAAGCAGCCTGAGTTTGCTGATGTATCAGTAATAGCAGAGGCTAGTTGA